The following are encoded in a window of Pagrus major chromosome 14, Pma_NU_1.0 genomic DNA:
- the atp23 gene encoding mitochondrial inner membrane protease ATP23 homolog, whose amino-acid sequence MEQPKQEEDYGYDLFPERHAPKYKKGSIGESLFTFSHKCQVMLQFAMETSPYAKLLLSAMKSSGCKAFKDRHFSCEDCDGTVSGGFDAASSQIVLCQNNIHQQAHMNRVVTHELIHAFDHCRAHVDWFSNFRHLACSEIRAANLSGDCAFKNEAARFNFGLQKHHQECVRGRALRSILAVRNIGREEAEKIVDEVFDTCFNDHAPFGRIPHSKKDAKFAYRDYENRDRYYANI is encoded by the exons ATGGAGCAGCCTAAACAAGAAGAGGACTATGGATACGATTTATTCCCGGAGAGACACGCGCCGAAGTACAAGAAGGGATCGATCGGGGAGAGCCTGTTCACTTTCAGCCACAAGTGTCAGGTCATGCTACAGTTCGCAATGGAAACTA GTCCGTACGCCAAACTCCTCCTCAGTGCCATGAAGAGTTCCGGATG CAAAGCGTTCAAAGATCGCCATTTCTCCTGTGAGGACTGTGACGGGACGGTCAGCGGCGGCTTTGACGCAGCTTCTTCTCAA ATCGTTTTGTGTCAGAACAACATCCACCAGCAGGCCCATATGAACCGAGTGGTCACGCATGAACTCATTCATGCCTTCGACCACTGTCGGGCCCACGTGGACTGGTTCAGCAACTTCAGGCATCTAGCTTGTTCTGAG ATCCGGGCAGCTAACCTAAGCGGAGACTGCGCCTTTAAAAATGAAGCCGCCAGATTCAACTTCGGCCTCCAGAAGCATCATCAG GAGTGCGTCAGAGGCCGCGCCCTCCGCTCCATCCTGGCTGTGAGGAACATCGGACGAGAGGAGGCGGAGAAGATAGTGGACGAGGTCTTCGACACGTGCTTCAACGACCATGCGCCGTTCGGACGAATCCCGCACAGCAAGAAGGACGCTAAGTTCGCCTACAGAGATTACGAGAACAGGGATCGATACTACGCTAACATTTAG
- the rpap3 gene encoding RNA polymerase II-associated protein 3 isoform X1, protein MTFPLEGNNMSGGNKAIELQLQMRQNAEDMHSFMKDLESWEKDIKKKDDELRTGGLEEVQKQLPPVRNKDYKTKMREKKKKKTKPAGNGDAKGDESKEDSRIKAYDYRSWDKFDVDKALSELDKEESPAESNESDSEEAAVDQEKALAEKEKGNALFKEGKYNDAIECYTRGMGADPYNPVLPTNRATSFFRLKKYAVAESDCNLAIALNSNYFKAYARRGAARFALKKYESALEDYEMVLKLDPGNLEAQNEIKKIKESLGHEAPATPSEETMQPQEAPTVDPEQQRLIEEQQRLMEEQQRRQEAAVQKDRGNAYFKEGKYDAAVECYSRGMEADSMNVLLPANRAMAFLKLEKFKEAEEDCTKAISLDNTYSKALARRATARVALGKLQEAKQDFQEVLKLEPGNKQALNELQKLQIVEGPSGLLQTPDGSQRRTVQPIDKPTHLRSTKPLRRIDIEEVSGKVSVSEVESGGSTSFVQEVMREAEDESSPLSTSPSAKMIKIEEIAEVPSDSSDQVVSNRKTKQPAEAETVHLPQPSTNPSPTVAELPPPPTNSFQLEADLRKIGNQPEVIYRYLRQIKPEAYVNIFHNPLEPNILNQILTTLHDFYIKNEAPAVTLEVLKSLASVRRFDMAVMFMSSPEKKLVKELFDFLHQAELEASSVTALQKKYGV, encoded by the exons ATGACATTCCCATTAGAGG GGAATAACATGTCCGGGGGAAACAAAGCCATTGAGTTACAGCTTCAGATGCGGCAAAATGCTGAGGATATGCACAGCTTCATGAAGGACCTGGAGAGCTGGGAGAAGGACATCAAGAAGAAGGACGACGAGCTGAGGACGGGAGGACTTGAGGAGGTCCAG AAGCAGCTCCCACCTGTGCGCAACAAAGACTACAAAACAAAgatgagggagaagaagaagaagaagacaaagccAGCAGGCAATGGAGACGCAAAGGGAGACGAGTCCAAGGAAGACTCAAGGATAAAAGCATATGATTATCGATCATGGGACAAGTTTGATGTG GACAAGGCTCTGTCAGAGTTGGATAAGGAGGAAAGTCCCGCAGAGTCAAATGAGTCAGACTCTGAGGAGGCTGCAGTTGATCAGGAGAAAGCGCTAGCTGAGAAAGAAAAG GGTAATGCGCTTTTCAAAGAGGGCAAGTATAACGATGCCATTGAGTGTTACACCAGAGGGATGGGTGCAGACCCTTACAACCCTGTGCTTCCCACAAACCGAGCCACGTCCTTCTTCAGACTCAAAAA GTATGCTGTGGCAGAGTCCGACTGCAACTTGGCGATAGCTCTGAACAGCAACTACTTCAAAGCATATGCACGGAGAGGAGCAGCACGGTTCGCACTGAAGAAATATGAATCTGCATTAGAAG ATTATGAGATGGTTCTCAAGCTCGATCCCGGCAACCTGGAAGCACAGAATGAAATTAAGAAAATCAAAGAG AGCCTCGGACATGAAGCCCCAGCCACCCCAAGTGAAGAAACCATGCAACCACAGGAGGCTCCCACAGTGGACCCCGAGCAGCAGAGACTGatagaggagcagcagagactgatggaggagcagcagagacgACAGGAGGCGGCTGTACAGAAAGACAGA GGGAACGCTTATTTCAAAGAGGGGAAGTATGACGCAGCTGTTGAGTGCTACAGTAGAGGCATGGAGGCGGACAGCATGAACGTCCTGCTGCCCGCCAACAGAGCCATGGCCTTCCTCAAGCTCGAGAA GTttaaggaggcagaggaggactGCACTAAAGCCATTTCTCTGGACAACACGTACTCCAAGGCTTTGGCTCGCCGTGCCACAGCCAGAGTGGCTTTAGGAAAACTGCAGGAGGCCAAACAAG atTTTCAGGAGGTGTTGAAACTGGAACCAGGGAACAAGCAGGCCCTGAATGAGCTCCAGAAACTCCAGATT GTGGAGGGTCCCAGTGGCCTTCTTCAAACACCAGACGGCTCCCAGAGGAGAACAGTTCAGCCGATAGACAAACCAACACATCTGCGCTCAACA AAACCACTGAGGAGGATTGACATTGAAGAAGTGAGCGGAAAGGTATCGGTGTCTGAGGTTGAGTCAGGTGGGTCCACATCCTTCGTCCAGGAGGTGATGAGGGAGGCTGAGGACGAATCCTCTCCACTGTCGACATCACCCAGCGCCAAGATGATCAAGATCGAGGAGATAGCAGAAGTCCCATCAGACTCATCTGACCA AGTTGTGTCAAACAGAAAGACCAAACAACCAGCAGAAGCGGAAACAGTTCATCTTCCTCAACCGTCCACCAACCCCTCCCCGACAGTcgcagagctgcctcctccacccACCAACAGCTTCCAGCTGGAGGCTGACCTCCGTAAGATCGGAAACCAGCCTGAAGTGATTTACAGATATCTGAGG CAAATCAAGCCTGAAGCGTACGTGAACATTTTCCACAACCCCCTTGAACCTAACATTCTCAATCAGATCTTGACGACCCTGCATGACTTCTACATcaa GAATGAAGCGCCAGCCGTCACACTGGAGGTCCTCAAGAGTCTAGCGAGCGTGAGACGCTTCGACATGGCCGTCATGTTCATGTCGTCCCCAGAGAAGAAAC TTGTGAAAGAACTGTTTGACTTCCTCCACCAAGCTGAGCTGGAAGCATCATCCGTCACAGCCTTACAGAAGAAGTACGGAGTTTGA
- the rpap3 gene encoding RNA polymerase II-associated protein 3 isoform X2, with the protein MTFPLEGNNMSGGNKAIELQLQMRQNAEDMHSFMKDLESWEKDIKKKDDELRTGGLEEVQQLPPVRNKDYKTKMREKKKKKTKPAGNGDAKGDESKEDSRIKAYDYRSWDKFDVDKALSELDKEESPAESNESDSEEAAVDQEKALAEKEKGNALFKEGKYNDAIECYTRGMGADPYNPVLPTNRATSFFRLKKYAVAESDCNLAIALNSNYFKAYARRGAARFALKKYESALEDYEMVLKLDPGNLEAQNEIKKIKESLGHEAPATPSEETMQPQEAPTVDPEQQRLIEEQQRLMEEQQRRQEAAVQKDRGNAYFKEGKYDAAVECYSRGMEADSMNVLLPANRAMAFLKLEKFKEAEEDCTKAISLDNTYSKALARRATARVALGKLQEAKQDFQEVLKLEPGNKQALNELQKLQIVEGPSGLLQTPDGSQRRTVQPIDKPTHLRSTKPLRRIDIEEVSGKVSVSEVESGGSTSFVQEVMREAEDESSPLSTSPSAKMIKIEEIAEVPSDSSDQVVSNRKTKQPAEAETVHLPQPSTNPSPTVAELPPPPTNSFQLEADLRKIGNQPEVIYRYLRQIKPEAYVNIFHNPLEPNILNQILTTLHDFYIKNEAPAVTLEVLKSLASVRRFDMAVMFMSSPEKKLVKELFDFLHQAELEASSVTALQKKYGV; encoded by the exons ATGACATTCCCATTAGAGG GGAATAACATGTCCGGGGGAAACAAAGCCATTGAGTTACAGCTTCAGATGCGGCAAAATGCTGAGGATATGCACAGCTTCATGAAGGACCTGGAGAGCTGGGAGAAGGACATCAAGAAGAAGGACGACGAGCTGAGGACGGGAGGACTTGAGGAGGTCCAG CAGCTCCCACCTGTGCGCAACAAAGACTACAAAACAAAgatgagggagaagaagaagaagaagacaaagccAGCAGGCAATGGAGACGCAAAGGGAGACGAGTCCAAGGAAGACTCAAGGATAAAAGCATATGATTATCGATCATGGGACAAGTTTGATGTG GACAAGGCTCTGTCAGAGTTGGATAAGGAGGAAAGTCCCGCAGAGTCAAATGAGTCAGACTCTGAGGAGGCTGCAGTTGATCAGGAGAAAGCGCTAGCTGAGAAAGAAAAG GGTAATGCGCTTTTCAAAGAGGGCAAGTATAACGATGCCATTGAGTGTTACACCAGAGGGATGGGTGCAGACCCTTACAACCCTGTGCTTCCCACAAACCGAGCCACGTCCTTCTTCAGACTCAAAAA GTATGCTGTGGCAGAGTCCGACTGCAACTTGGCGATAGCTCTGAACAGCAACTACTTCAAAGCATATGCACGGAGAGGAGCAGCACGGTTCGCACTGAAGAAATATGAATCTGCATTAGAAG ATTATGAGATGGTTCTCAAGCTCGATCCCGGCAACCTGGAAGCACAGAATGAAATTAAGAAAATCAAAGAG AGCCTCGGACATGAAGCCCCAGCCACCCCAAGTGAAGAAACCATGCAACCACAGGAGGCTCCCACAGTGGACCCCGAGCAGCAGAGACTGatagaggagcagcagagactgatggaggagcagcagagacgACAGGAGGCGGCTGTACAGAAAGACAGA GGGAACGCTTATTTCAAAGAGGGGAAGTATGACGCAGCTGTTGAGTGCTACAGTAGAGGCATGGAGGCGGACAGCATGAACGTCCTGCTGCCCGCCAACAGAGCCATGGCCTTCCTCAAGCTCGAGAA GTttaaggaggcagaggaggactGCACTAAAGCCATTTCTCTGGACAACACGTACTCCAAGGCTTTGGCTCGCCGTGCCACAGCCAGAGTGGCTTTAGGAAAACTGCAGGAGGCCAAACAAG atTTTCAGGAGGTGTTGAAACTGGAACCAGGGAACAAGCAGGCCCTGAATGAGCTCCAGAAACTCCAGATT GTGGAGGGTCCCAGTGGCCTTCTTCAAACACCAGACGGCTCCCAGAGGAGAACAGTTCAGCCGATAGACAAACCAACACATCTGCGCTCAACA AAACCACTGAGGAGGATTGACATTGAAGAAGTGAGCGGAAAGGTATCGGTGTCTGAGGTTGAGTCAGGTGGGTCCACATCCTTCGTCCAGGAGGTGATGAGGGAGGCTGAGGACGAATCCTCTCCACTGTCGACATCACCCAGCGCCAAGATGATCAAGATCGAGGAGATAGCAGAAGTCCCATCAGACTCATCTGACCA AGTTGTGTCAAACAGAAAGACCAAACAACCAGCAGAAGCGGAAACAGTTCATCTTCCTCAACCGTCCACCAACCCCTCCCCGACAGTcgcagagctgcctcctccacccACCAACAGCTTCCAGCTGGAGGCTGACCTCCGTAAGATCGGAAACCAGCCTGAAGTGATTTACAGATATCTGAGG CAAATCAAGCCTGAAGCGTACGTGAACATTTTCCACAACCCCCTTGAACCTAACATTCTCAATCAGATCTTGACGACCCTGCATGACTTCTACATcaa GAATGAAGCGCCAGCCGTCACACTGGAGGTCCTCAAGAGTCTAGCGAGCGTGAGACGCTTCGACATGGCCGTCATGTTCATGTCGTCCCCAGAGAAGAAAC TTGTGAAAGAACTGTTTGACTTCCTCCACCAAGCTGAGCTGGAAGCATCATCCGTCACAGCCTTACAGAAGAAGTACGGAGTTTGA
- the rpap3 gene encoding RNA polymerase II-associated protein 3 isoform X3 → MSGGNKAIELQLQMRQNAEDMHSFMKDLESWEKDIKKKDDELRTGGLEEVQKQLPPVRNKDYKTKMREKKKKKTKPAGNGDAKGDESKEDSRIKAYDYRSWDKFDVDKALSELDKEESPAESNESDSEEAAVDQEKALAEKEKGNALFKEGKYNDAIECYTRGMGADPYNPVLPTNRATSFFRLKKYAVAESDCNLAIALNSNYFKAYARRGAARFALKKYESALEDYEMVLKLDPGNLEAQNEIKKIKESLGHEAPATPSEETMQPQEAPTVDPEQQRLIEEQQRLMEEQQRRQEAAVQKDRGNAYFKEGKYDAAVECYSRGMEADSMNVLLPANRAMAFLKLEKFKEAEEDCTKAISLDNTYSKALARRATARVALGKLQEAKQDFQEVLKLEPGNKQALNELQKLQIVEGPSGLLQTPDGSQRRTVQPIDKPTHLRSTKPLRRIDIEEVSGKVSVSEVESGGSTSFVQEVMREAEDESSPLSTSPSAKMIKIEEIAEVPSDSSDQVVSNRKTKQPAEAETVHLPQPSTNPSPTVAELPPPPTNSFQLEADLRKIGNQPEVIYRYLRQIKPEAYVNIFHNPLEPNILNQILTTLHDFYIKNEAPAVTLEVLKSLASVRRFDMAVMFMSSPEKKLVKELFDFLHQAELEASSVTALQKKYGV, encoded by the exons ATGTCCGGGGGAAACAAAGCCATTGAGTTACAGCTTCAGATGCGGCAAAATGCTGAGGATATGCACAGCTTCATGAAGGACCTGGAGAGCTGGGAGAAGGACATCAAGAAGAAGGACGACGAGCTGAGGACGGGAGGACTTGAGGAGGTCCAG AAGCAGCTCCCACCTGTGCGCAACAAAGACTACAAAACAAAgatgagggagaagaagaagaagaagacaaagccAGCAGGCAATGGAGACGCAAAGGGAGACGAGTCCAAGGAAGACTCAAGGATAAAAGCATATGATTATCGATCATGGGACAAGTTTGATGTG GACAAGGCTCTGTCAGAGTTGGATAAGGAGGAAAGTCCCGCAGAGTCAAATGAGTCAGACTCTGAGGAGGCTGCAGTTGATCAGGAGAAAGCGCTAGCTGAGAAAGAAAAG GGTAATGCGCTTTTCAAAGAGGGCAAGTATAACGATGCCATTGAGTGTTACACCAGAGGGATGGGTGCAGACCCTTACAACCCTGTGCTTCCCACAAACCGAGCCACGTCCTTCTTCAGACTCAAAAA GTATGCTGTGGCAGAGTCCGACTGCAACTTGGCGATAGCTCTGAACAGCAACTACTTCAAAGCATATGCACGGAGAGGAGCAGCACGGTTCGCACTGAAGAAATATGAATCTGCATTAGAAG ATTATGAGATGGTTCTCAAGCTCGATCCCGGCAACCTGGAAGCACAGAATGAAATTAAGAAAATCAAAGAG AGCCTCGGACATGAAGCCCCAGCCACCCCAAGTGAAGAAACCATGCAACCACAGGAGGCTCCCACAGTGGACCCCGAGCAGCAGAGACTGatagaggagcagcagagactgatggaggagcagcagagacgACAGGAGGCGGCTGTACAGAAAGACAGA GGGAACGCTTATTTCAAAGAGGGGAAGTATGACGCAGCTGTTGAGTGCTACAGTAGAGGCATGGAGGCGGACAGCATGAACGTCCTGCTGCCCGCCAACAGAGCCATGGCCTTCCTCAAGCTCGAGAA GTttaaggaggcagaggaggactGCACTAAAGCCATTTCTCTGGACAACACGTACTCCAAGGCTTTGGCTCGCCGTGCCACAGCCAGAGTGGCTTTAGGAAAACTGCAGGAGGCCAAACAAG atTTTCAGGAGGTGTTGAAACTGGAACCAGGGAACAAGCAGGCCCTGAATGAGCTCCAGAAACTCCAGATT GTGGAGGGTCCCAGTGGCCTTCTTCAAACACCAGACGGCTCCCAGAGGAGAACAGTTCAGCCGATAGACAAACCAACACATCTGCGCTCAACA AAACCACTGAGGAGGATTGACATTGAAGAAGTGAGCGGAAAGGTATCGGTGTCTGAGGTTGAGTCAGGTGGGTCCACATCCTTCGTCCAGGAGGTGATGAGGGAGGCTGAGGACGAATCCTCTCCACTGTCGACATCACCCAGCGCCAAGATGATCAAGATCGAGGAGATAGCAGAAGTCCCATCAGACTCATCTGACCA AGTTGTGTCAAACAGAAAGACCAAACAACCAGCAGAAGCGGAAACAGTTCATCTTCCTCAACCGTCCACCAACCCCTCCCCGACAGTcgcagagctgcctcctccacccACCAACAGCTTCCAGCTGGAGGCTGACCTCCGTAAGATCGGAAACCAGCCTGAAGTGATTTACAGATATCTGAGG CAAATCAAGCCTGAAGCGTACGTGAACATTTTCCACAACCCCCTTGAACCTAACATTCTCAATCAGATCTTGACGACCCTGCATGACTTCTACATcaa GAATGAAGCGCCAGCCGTCACACTGGAGGTCCTCAAGAGTCTAGCGAGCGTGAGACGCTTCGACATGGCCGTCATGTTCATGTCGTCCCCAGAGAAGAAAC TTGTGAAAGAACTGTTTGACTTCCTCCACCAAGCTGAGCTGGAAGCATCATCCGTCACAGCCTTACAGAAGAAGTACGGAGTTTGA